One Anaerotignum faecicola DNA window includes the following coding sequences:
- a CDS encoding HNH endonuclease, protein MTETATQHKNNVEWGQAKGFSKYLISTDGQVYSLKRDRILPQGYTQRGYKQVDVCNDEGIKKHMRVHRLVYMAHKGAIPEGMQINHKDENKANNCIDNLELMTNKENSSYGTRNARISKSMKRYRAKQRAMAAC, encoded by the coding sequence ATGACGGAGACAGCAACACAGCATAAAAACAATGTCGAATGGGGACAGGCAAAGGGATTTTCAAAATATCTTATTTCTACTGACGGACAGGTTTACAGCCTAAAGCGTGATAGGATTTTACCGCAAGGATATACACAAAGAGGATATAAACAAGTTGATGTGTGTAATGATGAGGGTATCAAAAAGCACATGAGAGTTCACAGGTTAGTTTACATGGCACATAAAGGGGCAATTCCAGAGGGTATGCAAATCAATCATAAGGACGAGAACAAAGCAAATAACTGCATTGACAATCTGGAACTTATGACAAATAAGGAAAATTCAAGCTATGGCACTCGTAACGCACGAATCAGTAAATCCATGAAAAGATACAGAGCAAAACAGCGAGCAATGGCCGCTTGTTGA
- a CDS encoding ABC transporter ATP-binding protein translates to MSHLEKYYDTGAIQVHALKDINLTIEEGEYVAIMGQSGSGKSTLMNILGCLDKPSGGLYELDGIDISKQSQRQLSYIRNKKIGFVFQSFNLIPRTTAIKNVELPMIYAKVGSSERRKRAVELLEKVGLGARINHMPNEISGGQKQRIAIARALANKPSILLADEPTGNLDTASSVEIMELFTQLNKEGVTVIVVTHEDDIAEFTKRVIRFRDGQIIDDKRRDV, encoded by the coding sequence ATATCGCATCTGGAAAAATATTATGATACCGGCGCAATTCAGGTCCATGCCCTTAAAGATATAAATTTAACTATAGAAGAAGGGGAGTATGTCGCTATAATGGGACAGTCGGGATCGGGAAAATCGACTTTAATGAATATACTCGGCTGTCTCGATAAGCCGAGCGGAGGCCTCTATGAACTTGACGGCATTGATATATCAAAGCAGTCGCAGCGTCAGCTTTCGTATATCAGGAATAAAAAGATAGGGTTTGTTTTTCAGTCTTTTAATCTGATCCCGCGTACTACGGCAATTAAAAATGTTGAACTTCCCATGATATATGCAAAAGTTGGCAGCAGTGAAAGGCGAAAAAGAGCTGTGGAACTTTTGGAAAAGGTTGGCCTTGGGGCAAGGATAAACCATATGCCGAATGAAATTTCAGGCGGGCAGAAACAAAGGATTGCTATTGCAAGAGCCCTTGCAAACAAGCCGTCTATACTTTTGGCGGACGAACCTACGGGAAACCTAGACACGGCAAGTTCTGTCGAAATAATGGAGCTTTTTACACAGCTTAATAAAGAAGGAGTTACTGTAATTGTTGTTACGCACGAGGACGATATAGCCGAGTTTACAAAAAGGGTTATACGTTTCAGGGATGGGCAGATAATCGATGACAAAAGGAGGGACGTATAA
- a CDS encoding efflux RND transporter periplasmic adaptor subunit, which yields MKKKKIVIAVALLAVAAVGIKAFAGMNSNKETGVQVLAGTAQKKDIEELLTLKAPLEGTESIDVVSRLHYEITSIYVKEGDRVKAGQVIAELDPKDLEEEIEKLRDNLELLRIQYNETNAKISDDYNNAEIKLNKTLEDSQREYEGALETLEEAQKEYDRIKSLYEGGGETKANFEAAETKLSQAQRAVDAFTVENGKVVATQAQLDDLKNSGVNTTAASTAKSIEIAEKELERKMQDLEDCKIKSSIDGTVTRVNAKVGRFADEVGNTDNVPMFTIENIDVLKMDVDVSEYDIGKIAVGQNVTIGADILGDKTVKGSVSRISPTGEEKSGTSERFIPIQIDVDGNESGLIAGINATAKVQVAKSEGAIVVPIEAIFDNNDGTYAVIKIKEDNTLEKVPVELGVESVLDIEIISDKVQENDRIVLSPTPDLTDGMSVIVSE from the coding sequence GTGAAAAAGAAAAAAATTGTTATTGCAGTAGCTTTGTTAGCCGTTGCCGCCGTCGGTATAAAGGCGTTTGCAGGCATGAATTCAAACAAGGAAACAGGCGTGCAGGTCTTAGCGGGGACTGCACAGAAAAAGGATATTGAAGAACTTTTAACGCTTAAAGCCCCTTTGGAAGGAACGGAAAGTATAGACGTTGTTTCCAGGCTGCATTATGAGATAACGTCTATATATGTAAAAGAGGGCGACAGGGTAAAAGCCGGGCAGGTAATAGCGGAGCTTGACCCCAAAGACCTTGAAGAGGAAATAGAAAAATTGAGGGATAATCTTGAACTTTTAAGAATTCAGTATAATGAAACCAATGCGAAAATAAGCGACGATTATAATAATGCGGAAATAAAGCTGAACAAAACTTTGGAAGATTCGCAAAGAGAATATGAAGGCGCATTGGAAACACTTGAAGAAGCGCAAAAAGAATATGACAGGATCAAAAGCCTTTACGAAGGCGGCGGCGAAACAAAGGCAAACTTTGAAGCGGCCGAAACAAAACTGAGCCAGGCTCAACGGGCTGTGGACGCATTTACTGTAGAAAACGGAAAGGTTGTCGCAACACAGGCGCAGCTTGACGATTTAAAAAATTCAGGCGTAAACACAACCGCCGCTTCAACAGCTAAAAGTATTGAAATTGCAGAGAAGGAACTTGAAAGAAAAATGCAGGATTTAGAGGACTGCAAAATTAAGAGTTCTATTGACGGCACAGTTACAAGGGTTAATGCTAAAGTAGGCCGATTCGCAGACGAGGTCGGAAATACAGACAACGTGCCTATGTTTACTATAGAAAATATAGACGTTCTTAAAATGGATGTGGATGTAAGCGAGTACGATATAGGGAAAATAGCCGTTGGGCAAAATGTAACAATCGGAGCGGACATACTCGGAGATAAAACTGTAAAAGGTTCGGTTTCAAGGATTTCTCCTACAGGGGAAGAAAAAAGCGGAACAAGCGAAAGATTTATACCTATACAAATTGATGTTGATGGTAATGAAAGCGGCCTAATAGCCGGTATTAACGCAACGGCAAAAGTTCAGGTTGCAAAATCGGAAGGCGCGATTGTGGTTCCGATTGAGGCAATATTTGACAATAATGACGGTACATATGCAGTTATAAAAATAAAAGAAGATAATACGCTGGAAAAGGTGCCGGTTGAACTGGGAGTTGAGTCTGTGCTTGATATTGAGATCATCAGCGATAAGGTTCAGGAAAACGACAGGATCGTACTTAGCCCAACTCCAGACTTAACAGACGGAATGAGTGTGATCGTAAGTGAATGA
- a CDS encoding DUF5681 domain-containing protein produces the protein MPYAKGQSGNPKGRPKQTAEQKSQKEQFQRLLKSSTVEALQSIIQIASDRYNKDRFNACKYIIDKAYGANTAFLLDGTEDTAPTVIRIVPYGKENEDWDEDDWEDEWNNAPDENEDE, from the coding sequence ATGCCTTATGCTAAAGGACAAAGCGGTAATCCAAAGGGCAGACCTAAGCAAACCGCAGAGCAGAAATCACAAAAGGAGCAATTTCAAAGATTGCTTAAATCTTCTACCGTTGAAGCTCTGCAAAGCATAATTCAGATTGCCAGTGACAGATACAACAAGGACCGATTCAATGCTTGTAAGTACATCATTGACAAGGCTTATGGTGCAAATACTGCTTTTCTTTTAGACGGTACAGAAGATACTGCTCCTACTGTGATTAGGATTGTTCCATACGGTAAAGAAAACGAGGACTGGGACGAAGACGACTGGGAAGATGAATGGAACAATGCCCCAGATGAAAATGAGGACGAATAA
- a CDS encoding PC4/YdbC family ssDNA-binding protein produces the protein MDNTTNKHEFACNAGKVTEYEVKEHIDTIMVGFRGFSKEVSIVKWNDKKPVFDIRAWRVSDRDGLQYPLRGITFSKEEFIKLREILNSIDVNCIDEYM, from the coding sequence ATGGATAACACAACAAATAAGCATGAATTTGCGTGTAATGCTGGTAAGGTTACCGAGTACGAAGTAAAGGAACATATTGACACTATCATGGTGGGCTTTCGTGGATTCTCAAAGGAAGTGTCGATTGTAAAGTGGAACGACAAAAAGCCTGTGTTTGATATTAGAGCGTGGCGAGTATCTGACAGAGACGGATTGCAATATCCTTTGCGTGGTATCACTTTCTCTAAGGAAGAGTTTATCAAGTTAAGGGAAATCTTGAACAGCATTGATGTGAATTGCATTGATGAATATATGTGA
- a CDS encoding NAD(P)/FAD-dependent oxidoreductase, whose amino-acid sequence MVGITVIGCGPAGISAAIYAARAGVEVTVVGTGKTALKKAHKIENYYGFSSPVTGEFLFNEGIKQAKALGVGFVMEEVVGIGFGRESGYEVTTTGRKFETRSIVIATGSQRTAPPVKGLKEFEGSGVSYCAVCDGFFFRGKNLAVLGNGQYAVHEALELISVAKSVTILTDGKEMEVEVPEGIEVNRLEIEEIYGNGKVESVHFKDGSVIDVCGVFVAAGVAGSGDLARKLGVALNGSKISVNEHMETNVPLVYAAGDCTGGMLQIAKAVYEGAIAGSEAAKAVKSEMRR is encoded by the coding sequence ATGGTTGGCATAACTGTTATAGGCTGCGGGCCGGCCGGAATTTCGGCCGCTATATATGCTGCAAGGGCGGGCGTAGAAGTTACTGTTGTTGGAACTGGTAAAACTGCTCTAAAAAAGGCCCATAAAATAGAAAACTACTATGGTTTTTCATCTCCCGTAACAGGCGAATTCCTATTTAATGAAGGAATTAAACAAGCTAAAGCCCTTGGAGTTGGTTTTGTGATGGAGGAGGTTGTAGGCATTGGTTTTGGACGGGAATCAGGGTATGAAGTTACAACAACCGGACGTAAGTTTGAAACAAGGAGCATTGTAATTGCAACCGGAAGCCAAAGGACGGCTCCTCCTGTTAAAGGCCTAAAGGAATTTGAAGGTTCGGGGGTAAGTTACTGTGCCGTATGCGACGGGTTCTTTTTCCGCGGTAAAAACCTTGCGGTGTTAGGTAACGGACAATATGCTGTGCATGAGGCGCTTGAACTTATTTCTGTTGCAAAAAGCGTTACAATCCTGACTGACGGGAAAGAAATGGAAGTTGAAGTTCCGGAGGGCATAGAAGTCAATAGGCTTGAGATTGAAGAAATTTACGGCAACGGAAAAGTTGAAAGCGTGCATTTTAAAGACGGCTCGGTAATTGACGTTTGCGGTGTGTTCGTAGCGGCCGGAGTGGCCGGAAGCGGGGATCTTGCAAGGAAACTTGGGGTAGCGCTTAACGGCAGTAAGATTTCTGTTAACGAACATATGGAAACTAATGTGCCACTGGTATATGCTGCCGGCGATTGCACTGGAGGTATGTTGCAGATTGCAAAGGCGGTTTATGAAGGCGCTATAGCCGGAAGCGAAGCGGCAAAAGCGGTTAAAAGCGAGATGCGGCGTTAG
- a CDS encoding MGMT family protein → MDFYKRASFICINIPYGRVASYGQIARLCGRPQNARQVGYALKMGLLGDVPAHRIVNSNGFLSGAKSFENEYTQKNMLYSEGIDTDNSGKVNLKLFGWNVTTDEKLYFIDYFERNGI, encoded by the coding sequence ATGGATTTTTATAAAAGGGCTTCATTTATATGCATTAATATTCCGTATGGACGCGTCGCTTCATACGGCCAGATAGCGCGGCTTTGCGGCAGGCCACAAAATGCAAGGCAGGTTGGATATGCGCTTAAAATGGGATTGCTCGGCGATGTGCCTGCGCATAGGATTGTCAATTCAAATGGGTTTTTAAGCGGTGCAAAATCATTTGAAAACGAATATACACAAAAGAATATGCTTTACAGCGAAGGGATTGATACGGACAACAGCGGAAAAGTTAATTTAAAGTTGTTTGGATGGAATGTCACAACAGATGAAAAACTTTATTTTATAGATTATTTTGAAAGAAACGGAATTTAG
- the coaBC gene encoding bifunctional phosphopantothenoylcysteine decarboxylase/phosphopantothenate--cysteine ligase CoaBC: MLTGKTVAVGVTGGIAAYKMANCVSMLKKLNADVHVIMTKNAVNFINPITFETLTGNKCLVDTFDRNFQFHVAHVSLGKKADVMLIAPASADVIGKLANGIADDMLTTSALAMRCRIIVAPAMNTAMYNNPIVQDNIKKLKQYNFEIIKPDSGYLACGDTGDGKMPSEEILVDYIKREIMYPKDMKGLKVIVSAGPTQEAIDPVRYISNHSTGKMGYEIASAAAYRGADVTLVSGRTNLKAPDYIKVINVTSAVEMFEAFKEKYAENDIIIKSAAVADYRPKNAASEKIKKKDTDMTLELERNPDIIKYIGENRRNGQFICGFSMETENMLENSRQKLLKKNIDMIVANNLKQSGAGFGGNTNVVTIITKDSEKQLELMSKAEVANCLLNEILERIK, from the coding sequence ATGCTTACAGGCAAAACAGTTGCAGTAGGAGTAACAGGCGGAATTGCCGCATACAAAATGGCAAACTGCGTAAGCATGCTGAAAAAGCTTAACGCAGACGTACATGTTATCATGACAAAAAACGCCGTCAATTTTATTAACCCTATTACATTTGAAACATTGACAGGCAATAAATGTCTTGTAGATACATTCGATAGAAATTTCCAATTTCACGTAGCCCATGTATCGTTGGGGAAAAAAGCCGACGTTATGCTTATAGCTCCGGCAAGCGCAGATGTTATAGGAAAACTTGCAAACGGTATAGCTGACGATATGCTTACAACAAGCGCCCTAGCCATGAGATGCAGGATTATAGTTGCCCCTGCTATGAATACGGCTATGTACAACAACCCGATAGTGCAAGACAATATTAAAAAGCTGAAACAATATAATTTTGAAATTATAAAGCCCGACAGCGGCTATCTTGCCTGCGGCGATACCGGCGACGGCAAAATGCCTTCAGAAGAAATATTGGTCGACTATATTAAACGCGAAATTATGTATCCGAAGGATATGAAAGGCCTTAAAGTTATAGTAAGCGCCGGCCCCACACAGGAAGCCATAGATCCGGTACGGTACATAAGCAATCATTCCACCGGGAAAATGGGATATGAAATAGCTTCCGCCGCCGCATACAGAGGAGCGGACGTGACCCTTGTAAGCGGCAGAACAAACCTGAAGGCGCCGGACTATATTAAAGTTATAAATGTTACAAGCGCCGTTGAAATGTTTGAGGCGTTTAAAGAAAAATACGCCGAAAACGATATAATAATCAAATCAGCCGCTGTTGCGGATTACCGGCCTAAAAATGCCGCCAGTGAAAAAATCAAGAAAAAAGACACAGATATGACTCTTGAGCTTGAAAGGAACCCCGATATAATAAAATATATAGGTGAAAACAGGAGAAACGGCCAGTTTATATGCGGTTTTTCAATGGAAACCGAAAATATGCTTGAAAACTCAAGACAAAAGCTCTTAAAGAAAAACATAGACATGATTGTTGCAAATAACCTTAAACAGTCAGGAGCAGGATTCGGAGGAAATACAAACGTAGTTACTATAATAACTAAAGACAGCGAAAAACAGCTTGAATTAATGAGCAAAGCTGAAGTTGCCAACTGCCTGCTGAATGAAATACTTGAAAGGATTAAATAA
- a CDS encoding CopG family transcriptional regulator yields the protein MEKFIVTPKEDKSVTMTIRIDRALQEEYNDLAAKTNRSRNELISMALQYALDHMELKDE from the coding sequence ATGGAGAAATTTATCGTAACACCTAAAGAAGATAAATCTGTCACCATGACGATACGCATAGATAGAGCCTTGCAAGAGGAATATAACGATTTAGCAGCAAAAACGAATCGTTCTCGTAATGAACTAATCAGCATGGCTTTGCAATATGCCCTTGACCACATGGAATTGAAAGATGAATGA
- a CDS encoding RNA polymerase sigma factor: MTTEETAELVKSVQSGNENAFDMLFSAYQLKAVRTAALITGDASLAEDIVQEAFVKCLLNIKSLKTPEKFKPWFFRMLTRCAWHASDKKKRLIPSEEIFETAESTLPPVFDCYPSDKTAEYASLYKAIGALGKKQRTTIILYYFNEFSIKEIAIATCSLEATVKSRLFAAKAQLRKSLEKCNHSKEELAYEK; the protein is encoded by the coding sequence TTGACAACGGAAGAAACCGCGGAACTGGTTAAAAGCGTTCAGTCCGGAAACGAAAACGCTTTTGACATGTTGTTTTCCGCATATCAACTAAAAGCGGTGCGCACTGCCGCCCTTATAACAGGCGACGCTTCCTTAGCAGAAGATATTGTTCAGGAAGCCTTTGTCAAATGCCTTTTAAATATCAAATCATTAAAAACTCCTGAAAAATTCAAACCATGGTTTTTTCGGATGCTTACAAGATGCGCATGGCACGCATCAGACAAAAAAAAGCGTTTAATTCCTTCCGAGGAAATATTTGAAACTGCTGAAAGTACGCTTCCGCCTGTTTTTGACTGCTATCCTTCCGATAAAACCGCAGAATACGCTTCACTTTACAAAGCGATAGGCGCTCTTGGAAAAAAACAGCGCACAACAATAATTTTATACTATTTCAATGAATTTTCAATAAAAGAAATAGCCATTGCCACCTGTTCACTGGAGGCAACAGTGAAGTCAAGACTCTTTGCGGCTAAGGCTCAGCTTAGAAAAAGCCTGGAAAAGTGCAATCATAGTAAGGAGGAGTTAGCATATGAAAAATGA
- a CDS encoding ABC transporter permease — MLIFENIKLAFSAIRANKMRSFLTMLGMIIGISSVIAIVSMGQTMRSVIADEYKNIGTNLGYTYIMSPDGYYTDSMNFSLDDIKDIKEVFGDDIEYISACDGASTKLTSGRKNIDAYIYGLAENPSSYKDLKIIYGKMFSNLDIINARPYIIIEKDTAKEMFGTENAVGKTLRTTINNEVYDLTVTGIYENTDSALMKLMSGGGSARATTYVPETTIFSQGDSLYWQVYTMYSDNISADVFKEKLTRYISKAKNVPIENVVYHTAQEEMGMMDSMMGTLSMIVGAIAAISLVVGGIGIMNIMLVSVTERTREIGIRKALGARTEDIMLQFLVESALISAAGGIIGTALGVGVVAVGGMVVGIGVVVNPGVVLMAVGFSAVVGIFFGLYPASKAAKADPITALRYE, encoded by the coding sequence ATGCTTATTTTTGAAAATATAAAACTGGCGTTTTCTGCTATAAGGGCAAATAAAATGCGTTCTTTCCTGACTATGCTCGGAATGATTATAGGCATAAGTTCAGTCATTGCCATTGTGTCTATGGGACAGACAATGAGAAGCGTTATAGCCGATGAATATAAAAATATCGGAACAAACCTCGGTTATACATATATTATGAGCCCGGATGGATATTATACAGACAGCATGAATTTTAGTTTGGATGATATTAAAGATATAAAAGAAGTGTTCGGTGATGATATTGAATATATAAGCGCTTGCGATGGCGCTTCAACAAAGCTGACATCTGGAAGAAAAAACATTGATGCATATATTTATGGTTTGGCGGAGAATCCGTCGTCATATAAAGATCTTAAAATTATTTACGGAAAAATGTTCAGCAACCTTGACATAATAAATGCCCGGCCATATATCATAATAGAAAAAGATACGGCTAAAGAAATGTTTGGCACAGAAAATGCCGTTGGCAAAACGTTAAGAACAACAATAAATAATGAAGTTTATGATTTAACTGTCACAGGGATTTACGAAAACACAGATTCCGCTCTTATGAAACTTATGAGCGGCGGCGGGAGTGCACGCGCAACAACATATGTGCCGGAAACAACAATTTTTTCACAAGGAGATTCCCTGTACTGGCAGGTTTATACTATGTATTCCGATAATATTTCGGCTGATGTTTTTAAAGAGAAGCTTACTAGGTATATATCAAAGGCCAAGAATGTACCTATTGAAAATGTTGTGTATCATACTGCCCAAGAGGAAATGGGAATGATGGACAGCATGATGGGAACACTTTCCATGATAGTCGGCGCTATTGCCGCTATTTCGCTTGTTGTAGGCGGCATAGGGATTATGAATATAATGCTTGTGTCTGTAACCGAAAGAACAAGGGAAATAGGCATAAGAAAAGCTCTTGGGGCGCGTACGGAGGATATAATGCTTCAGTTTCTTGTGGAAAGCGCCTTAATATCTGCGGCGGGCGGCATTATTGGCACTGCCCTCGGCGTTGGCGTTGTAGCCGTCGGCGGTATGGTTGTTGGGATTGGCGTTGTCGTTAATCCGGGCGTTGTGTTAATGGCCGTTGGATTTTCTGCCGTTGTAGGCATATTCTTTGGTTTGTATCCTGCAAGTAAAGCCGCAAAGGCAGATCCTATAACAGCTCTTAGATATGAATAA
- a CDS encoding C-GCAxxG-C-C family protein produces MPDQNLSQKLYDTAYKYEENNGGCCQCVLGSVKTNIGNISDNLFQAATAMAGGVAASGNTCGACTGAILALGAFKGRDWNNFSTTEGNDVKNEMTMVSRKILEKFEKEFGSFKCSEIQEKLYGKSYKMYVPEEKAAFLEAGGHGPNGCTRVVATAAKWVGEILEEEGLLK; encoded by the coding sequence ATGCCAGATCAAAACCTTTCACAAAAACTTTATGACACAGCATATAAATATGAGGAGAATAACGGCGGATGCTGTCAATGCGTACTGGGTTCCGTCAAAACCAACATCGGAAATATAAGCGACAATTTATTTCAGGCTGCCACAGCAATGGCCGGCGGCGTCGCCGCTTCCGGCAACACTTGCGGAGCATGCACAGGAGCTATACTTGCGTTAGGCGCTTTTAAAGGCCGCGATTGGAATAATTTTTCAACAACGGAGGGAAACGACGTCAAAAATGAAATGACAATGGTTTCCAGGAAAATACTTGAAAAGTTTGAAAAAGAATTCGGTTCCTTCAAATGTTCGGAAATACAGGAAAAGCTTTACGGCAAAAGCTATAAAATGTATGTGCCTGAGGAAAAGGCCGCTTTCCTTGAAGCCGGCGGCCACGGACCAAACGGATGCACCCGCGTTGTTGCAACAGCCGCAAAATGGGTAGGTGAAATACTCGAAGAAGAAGGTCTTTTGAAATAG
- a CDS encoding recombinase family protein, giving the protein MKYVAYHRTSTKDQHLDRGIAELTKYCTDNAISLYKGKVYTDQQTGKNFNRPRYTMLKDEILESGDVLIVTELDRLGRNKEATLKELRFFKDNGIRVMVLELPTTLIDLSAMENSMARMMLETINNMMIELYASMAQAEIEKKEKRQREGIEQKKARGEWDDYGRPRVMDLEEFATHYRLVQQGEKKPFELMKELGMTKPTFYRYKNQIEKGC; this is encoded by the coding sequence ATGAAATATGTTGCTTATCACAGGACAAGCACAAAGGACCAGCACTTAGACAGAGGAATTGCAGAACTCACCAAGTATTGTACTGATAATGCAATTTCTCTGTATAAGGGCAAGGTCTACACAGACCAACAGACAGGAAAGAACTTCAACCGACCACGCTACACAATGCTGAAAGATGAAATTCTTGAAAGTGGTGATGTGCTGATCGTCACAGAGCTTGACCGATTAGGACGAAACAAGGAAGCCACGCTAAAGGAATTACGATTCTTTAAGGACAACGGTATTCGTGTTATGGTGTTAGAATTACCCACAACATTGATTGACCTGTCAGCTATGGAAAACTCAATGGCTCGTATGATGTTAGAGACTATCAATAATATGATGATTGAGTTGTATGCAAGCATGGCACAGGCTGAAATTGAGAAAAAAGAGAAAAGACAACGAGAAGGCATTGAGCAGAAAAAGGCTCGTGGAGAATGGGACGATTATGGCAGACCAAGAGTTATGGACCTTGAAGAATTTGCTACCCACTATCGCTTAGTACAGCAAGGGGAAAAGAAACCATTTGAACTGATGAAAGAATTAGGTATGACGAAGCCTACTTTCTATCGTTATAAAAATCAAATTGAGAAAGGGTGTTAA
- a CDS encoding site-specific integrase has product MASVKRVEYKSGRVVYRIVICQGYDKKGNKLVKNLTYSVNQSATPKQQEREAKKYAMDMEDKLKYGYDYNAEKMSFEDFAYKWLESVKDNIAYGTYAGYKQVLESRIIPYFKGDKIAHIKTPHIEAFYRTLVDDYSAGTIKRFANVLNLIFKTAKRYSMIENNPCQDAQKPKRKDEDEGLKFFTPKQALMFMKSLDMSYEVTYKGHQRIDDTGKPYYVNEYTESYTVPTQYKVFFTLSLFCGFRKGETLALHWNDIDFKEKKISISKSVGMTENGFDYKEPKTKKSVRKVSIPDDVIPLLKQYHFEYIQTRFSHGTAWQGDLSDGGNLFIQADGKLMGHTTPYQYFTKHLHRYNEWVQNNPDKAKAEGLEELPIIPLHGLRHSCATLLNYLEVNIIEISKTLGHSTCSTTMNIYAHSFEEQQEEVATKVNEFLRLNA; this is encoded by the coding sequence ATGGCATCTGTTAAAAGAGTTGAGTACAAAAGCGGTAGAGTTGTTTATCGCATAGTTATCTGTCAAGGATACGATAAAAAGGGAAACAAACTGGTTAAGAATCTTACATATTCAGTCAATCAGTCAGCAACACCCAAACAACAAGAACGAGAAGCGAAGAAGTATGCCATGGATATGGAAGATAAACTGAAATATGGCTACGACTACAACGCAGAAAAAATGTCATTTGAAGATTTTGCATACAAATGGCTTGAGAGTGTTAAAGATAACATTGCTTATGGTACCTATGCAGGATATAAACAGGTTTTGGAAAGCAGAATCATTCCCTACTTTAAGGGAGACAAAATTGCTCATATCAAAACACCACACATTGAAGCCTTTTATAGAACTCTGGTTGATGATTATTCCGCAGGTACAATAAAGAGATTTGCTAATGTGTTGAATCTGATTTTTAAGACAGCCAAGCGTTACAGCATGATTGAGAACAATCCTTGCCAAGACGCACAAAAGCCAAAGAGAAAAGACGAGGATGAGGGCTTAAAGTTCTTTACTCCAAAGCAAGCATTGATGTTTATGAAATCTCTGGATATGTCATACGAGGTAACCTACAAAGGCCATCAGCGTATTGATGATACAGGCAAACCATACTATGTGAATGAGTACACAGAATCCTATACTGTGCCCACACAATACAAAGTGTTCTTTACTCTCTCATTGTTCTGTGGATTCAGAAAAGGCGAAACACTTGCTTTGCACTGGAATGACATTGACTTTAAGGAAAAGAAAATCTCTATTTCAAAGTCTGTGGGTATGACGGAAAACGGATTTGATTATAAAGAACCTAAGACAAAGAAATCTGTCAGAAAGGTATCTATCCCAGATGATGTAATCCCACTTTTGAAACAGTATCACTTTGAGTACATACAGACACGATTTAGTCATGGTACTGCATGGCAAGGCGATTTGAGCGATGGCGGTAATCTGTTCATTCAAGCAGACGGAAAACTTATGGGGCATACAACACCTTATCAGTATTTCACAAAGCATTTACACCGCTATAATGAATGGGTGCAGAATAATCCAGATAAAGCAAAGGCCGAGGGATTAGAGGAATTACCGATTATTCCGCTTCATGGGTTGAGACATTCATGTGCTACCCTGCTCAATTATCTGGAAGTCAACATCATTGAAATATCAAAGACATTAGGACATTCAACCTGTTCCACTACAATGAACATCTATGCTCATAGCTTTGAGGAACAGCAAGAGGAAGTAGCAACAAAGGTAAATGAGTTCTTACGATTGAACGCATAA